AAGATAGTTATTAGACATTGACTCGTTAACTCAGGCACAGATATCATATGGCTGTGCAAATGATCTTGCATATGCCCGTTAAAAAATTTGAatggagaaaaagagaagaaatatatataaattgttaggAGGGCAGGCTACGGGCTAAAGCTTTTACTTTCGGTGAGATATTATTACATTGCCGGAGATAAACACAATCAATCATACGTGTATGTTCCAGCAATAGGATTATGGACGACTCTAAAGACCTGCCATTCTAAATTGGCTTAAAgttgataatttaatttaatttatttttaactttttttttatctaaattaatttaaaaactttaatttaaattcaatttaattaaaataattaattttattaatttttttttaactttaataAAGAATTtactaaattatattttaatttaattcataaattttaatttttaatttttaaattaaattaaacttaaattaaaatttatcaattaatttaaataaaaagtttaaAATATGTTAAACTAAACTTTCCAACAACTACAATGTTTCGAAATTGAACCTTTTACCATTCCAAATTTAATAAAGAAAATTCTTATCCATTTTAGATACCACATGTACAATAGATCTCACATACGTTCATTACTCTAATGTAAATATTCAAAGTATCCGTTCAATTTTCAGACGATAATTTTCTTGTCAGCAATCACCCACAAAATCACAAGAAAACAGATAGAACAAGTCAATCAGTCGGAGAAAGATTTATCACCAACAATAAAGTATAGATGAATAACACAACCACAAGATACTGTATTTTATCTGATTACAAAAATATTAACAAACCTGAACCTATAACAATCACACTAGCTGCAGAATACAAATATGAACTGCAAAATGGTAGACAACAGAAAACCCGATAAGCTACCTATACAGCCACACCACCACTGCCCACTCAAAAGAAAACCTGACAAAAGGTTAGCCCAAAGtcaatttcttctctttctcatccgtttttttttttttttcttttcttttgctgaTCTCTAAGCAGAGGAGTAACAATCCTATGTCAGAAGAATGCCAATTTCCATCCTTGAAAATGTTCTCTTCCTGAGTATAATTTTCTTTGCCAATTACAACGTGACGCACGGTCATTAGGCATGCAAGTTACCATCTTATAATCAATAACAGGAGaaagggaaaaataaaaaaatataaaaagaacTAAAGAACAAGGCCGATGCTGATTTATGCCTCACTGATTATACAAGAGGAATTTACCGTCATTGTGTGTTGCGTGTTAACCCACCACGTGCCACATGTCTGCACAAATAGGAGTATCTGTCAGCTTTTGAAAGACTAATTCAGAAGGCAACTTATTTGGTGATGATAAAGAATATGAGCCTATGAAATGTACCAGAACAGAAAAGTTAAGCAGAAAAATTCCCAATGTTTTCATGCTCTTAAAGCATGTGCATGATCTAACAGAGCTAGGACCTAAAATCTCCACCTTCATCTTACTAGCTAGCATAACGTTACAGGACTGGTATCTCATAAAGTATAGTTTTGCCCCTTAAACATTTCCACCAATTTCCTTTTTCAACTAGTGGAACTTTTTGTGCTATTTTTATACGTGGACATTAATTACAAACTTGAATTTAAGGTAAATAAAAATTCAGATAAAAGCTTATGGCTACCGGTATACTGTAGCAATGGAACATAAATTCCTAATATTCATATTATCAACCAGAAACACAAGAACACAAACCAGAATGCAGTTGGCTGGTTGCCTTGTAGAcaacttattttattttctctcatcACAAATACTCTCAGCTGAATTGCTGATCTTCAGTGATAAAGAAGAAGATAACCTAAATGAATCAATCAGATCTTAATTCATTTTCTAGTTTCAAGACAACCTCAACCTCAAGGGGAGAGGTTGGGTAAACGGAAGCAGAGATCATAAACTAAAGCCCAGTTTCCTAAGTTTTCTAGCCATGGCATTGTTACAGGCAAGCAAAGAGAAACTAAACTCTTAAACACATTCAGCTCATTAGCTGGAAGTTTTGTCACTGCAGAAAGCTAAAGCAGCACCAAGCCTGTTCTACAGAAAAAGGCAAACAATGTGCTATCAGAATGATGAACCAGACACGGAAAGGATCAATTGTATTTATCATCTCCTTGATCCTTGTGAAGCAACTGCAACATCATGGGCTTTGCTTTTCTTTTGTGTTGGGATCAATTTTGTTCTTCCAGGTTCCATGAAGGATTTTCCTCAAGGACACCATAGCAAAGCCATTTCAAAGGTGAAGATAAAGCCTTGGGGGATGGTCTAGCAATTGTGAATTATATGGAGAAAACAATAAATGGATTGTGTTGGAGGAAGGAATTCTATCCACAAATTGATGGATAGGGTTGAAGATTTTTCAGTGTCGGATAGACATAATATAAAGTACAAAATTGTAAAATATAAAGTACAAAATTGTATTATACCAAGTATTAGCATATACTTACTATTATACACTAAGTAAGCATATAATACTATTAATGTAATAACTGCTAGTAAAAATTTGATAGCTTTGCTATTTTTGTACCATCTCCGCACAAAAGATTGTGCCCCTATTTTGGCACTACATGAATTATGCGTATTTGCTGATAGTTGTAAGTTATCATGCAGCTGATAATAAAACACAAGCCAATAGACATCATTCACATCATGTAACAAGTAGTTTAGTCCCCACTCTGAAGTATATATTTATAAAGAGAAGCAAGCAAAGTTCTAAAGCAAATACCTTCCAGCAAGCAACTGAGCAGTACTGACAGGCCCTTTTGAATTACCAAACCGCTTCGCCCTATTCTCATGTTCTTTCTCTACACGCATGGCAGCCACTTCCTTCTCCATAGCAGCTACTTCCCTTCTCATCTTCTTAGCCTCAACTTCCATTGCTTTAGTTAATGTTTCTACCTTCTTCGCTAACATCTGAGAAATCAATGATCAGACAAAATGATCAACcacatatacaaataatttaattGTAATACAGATAGGAGAAGACTATCAACCTCAATTGCATCATCCTTATCTTtgaggctttgatctttttcatgACCAGCTTTCCTCAAAGCTATGACCTCTTTTTGCAGCAAATCATACAATACCACTGGAACACTATCCTCTGTCTCTGCTGCTGGGAACTCATTGGGCTTCTCATCAGGATTTCCTTTCCAAGAATTAGGTGCCTCAGCATCTTTGGTTCCATCACAAGGTTGGTTGAATGAACGATTGGTGCTGGTGCCATTTAGGAGCACCCGACTACCCCTATCCAGTGATCTTGTGCCTCCATCAAATGACTTTGATGTTCCTTTAGCATTCTTAAGCACTGAACTGGTACTAGAAGACAGGGAAGATCTCAGCTGAGATGTTGGCATTCTCTTGGACAAAAAGCCATTGGAGGTCAATCTTGAGATGTTATCAGCCCCACCAAGGGACTGACGTCGAGTAGGCCCATTGCTTACACTTCTTCCCTCTGGTGTACTCCTATTACTACTTGAACCTCTCAAGCTTCCTTCTAGCACTTTGAGCCTCAACTGATATTTCTCCTGAAAATTCCAAGATCATATTTTACTTTCATGAAAAGGAGAAACAACGCAGCAAATGGCAAATGTCCAGCTTACAAAATCACATAATTACTTTCAACTGTGCTTCAGACTTTGCAGCTCGCTCAGTAATAGCAAGCTTGTCACGAAGTTGCTGCATTTCTCCCTGTAAAAACAGTAGCATTTGAGTGTTACTTTTGAAAAAGATCAAGGACAAGAGACAATAGCCAACAATTTTAATCAAAGAAAGTAACTGCCAGAAAGAACTCAAGTTAAAGCTCAAAATTAACCTGCAAAAATCGGCGTTCTTCAAGCCATTGTTTGACAGGCATAACTTTGTCATTTGCATCTTTCCACTCATTTGCCACCACTGTGGCCACTCTGTTTGCGGTTACTTTTGCACGGGCCAGCTCCCTGTCAAGAGTTTTTCTTTCCTCCTGCAAAATAAGATAATACACAAACCATATTTAGGGCTTGCCCAGAGAGCATAGCAAGTCCATGAAATCCAGCAAGCCTGAGTGTTTCAATCTTTATTGCACATTACATTCATCTCCTGAACTTTCCGTTGGTAATCCCTCACAGCATTCGCTGCTGCACCACCAGCAAGAACTGCCTCTTCCAGTTCTCTTACAGTCTGGGTAAGCTTTTCAACCTCCGCAACCTTTTGTCTATGCATTttgtctaaaattttattttcttcctgGTACAAACAAGCAGTAAATATATTACTTATCCTAGTTGTATATACTAGGGACATAAAATATCCAAGTTCTGACAAACTTGAAAAGAGGAACATCGTCAAAGCTAGAATCTTAAAATACCTGACAAATTTCTATCTGTTTCATTAGCTCCTGGTTCTTATTTTGGAGATCATCCACCATAGAAGCCTTAGCCAATGCAACTTGAACAGTCCTCTCAGCTTCAAGTAAAGCTGCTTCTTTTGATTTTGTTAGACGATCCAATGCTTTGTTGTCATCTTGAAGCTTTGTGATCTGGAAGCAAAAAAAAGAATTTATTAATGAAACAGAAtcatcaatcacctaatatacaacATTTTTTATATAAAACCATCATAGTTAGCTCAACACACATAACATACCTCTTGACGAGCAAGCTTAAGCTCAGCCTCCAAAGGTGCAAGAATGGCTTCAATGGGAGGCATATCATCATCCTTCTGAGCAGCATGAACTCTACGAAGAGTTGCTTCAGCTGCAAACTGTGCTGCCATGGAAGCCTTCTTCTCATCATTGATTTTCTTGATTTCAAGATTCTGCAGTAAgagttttaattaataaatatagcaGTATAGCATCAATAGGCAAAATCAATTTAGTTATTGAAGAGGATCCAAACAATACTTTGCTTTCTAGAAGAGATTCTGCTAACTTGAGCTTTTCCTCCACCTTCGAGAGTTCTTCAGTGAGCTTCAGCAGGAAGGGAGAAAAGCAAACTCAGCAATATTCTAAACCACATAGTTGTCAAAATGAACGAAATGAATCAAAAGCGTAtgatattaaataaaatactGCATGCCAAAATTTAGACATTCCAAAAGACCCTCATGTTAAAATTGCCCGCGCGGGCGCGCACACATAAATAACCCTGTGAAACTTCTGTTCTGTGAGAATCAAAAGCCACAATAATATATCGAAATTACATCACAAAAAAAAACAACAAATTAGGAACTAATAATTATTAAGACTGAAAACCTTTCTtctgttcttgcaaataatcgaAATAGAATATGGGCCAATAGACAGGGGTATAAAAAAGGAGAAGAATAAACCAGGAGATAGTTCCTGGGAAATATCAATGCTGTTAGTTGTGATGGCTCATCACTAATACTGTAAGATTAACAAGCAATGATGatgaagaaataaagaaaaaggaTCAGACAGCTGATTTGGGCAGTGTAGTTGTAGGGAATACCATCCCAACAATAACCAAAAAACAAGTCCCTATTCGTTTTCACCAACTTGGAGGAGCATTCATTTGTAATCGGTGCTGTTAACATTACATCGTAGACCGGTGCTAGGATCTACGTTTCCAACTAAGAGAAGAAAATTCATAGACAAGATCCTATAAGTCAAAAATGCCAAACTCAATCGACTTCAAAGCTTAACATTTAATCAAGAAGCATTAGCAATGATCAACCATAAGTTGATATCTAAGGGATAATCAAATTCACTTGCAAAGGGGGAAAGATTAACTCACGACTGCCAATGAAAGTGAAAATCATCGATCAATAACATAAAAAGGAGCCCGATTTGTAAATGGAAAACTCTCTAAaatgggaaaccctggaaaaaacAGAGTAgaagtagagagagagagagatgacctCTTCAACTGCCTTCTCTCTCAGTCGCTCAGAAAACCTCAATGCCTTGATCTCAGCTTGTGCTTCTCCTAACTCTCTGTCCTTATCTGCACCCAAATATCAGAAaagggaaaaataaataaataaaaaatatcacGACGACGAAAATAAATCCAGCTCAAAACCCGGCGAAATAGAGCTAAAAACCATTAGATCGAACCACATTCAGACCTCTAACTTCATTCTCAAGCCGATTAAGCTCAACCTTAACCGGATCCGAGCCGTGCAGCAAAGTAATAATCTCATTATCAGCATCAAAGCTACGCCTAACCGATGTCCTCCGACGAGACGAACTCTTAGACCCTTCCTTAAACGATCCAGAAACAGCAAGCTGCTGAGCAGACGTTAAAGTAGCCACCGCAGCCCCATTAACATCGGCAGCCACCGTCCCGTCGCCGGAAAACTCCGCCATCTCCGATCTGATCCCTTCCTGGCCCACCTTATCCCTCACATCCAAATGCACCAAGATCAAATGCCAAACGCTTAAAATCAACACTCTACAAACCTACAAAACTACTAATCCAGGGATAGCAAAACAGAAACAGAAACAGAAACcgcttcttttctctctctatttCAGGCTGAAGAATCTGAAGATTGAAATGTAGATAGGAATATATAAAACCAAATCTGGTAATTGAAACAGTGGCTGTAACTAAGCAGCTACTACTTAACCACAGGGTGTAAAATGTGTAGATTACAgttacagagagagagagagagagagagagagagcaagtgAACTTTTGTTTGAgtgtttttgttttgtttttctctCTCTATCTAAATTCTAAAGATTGGGTTTTAAATCTGGCCTTTCTCTTAcagagaagagagggagagagagagagagagagataggaaAAAATAAGAGGGATTTGATTTTGGATTATTTAAAGCGAGAAAAATACGTGTTGTAGGAAGAGACGAGGCGCTTTGCTGTTAAGCAGTGACACTACTACTTAACTAGCCACTATATTATTgagataattttatttaatttatttttaaaatttaattattgtttttctttttaaatttgctTGGGTGGGGTGCGTATTGCGCCACATCACACTAACTTGTGATTTGCCTGAAAAAGGCCACAGAGATTGGGACATGCGTACAGCGCACGGCGGCGCGTTTTAGTAGTTTTCGTGTTGGATATGGCTTATAATGTGGAGGAAGGAAATATTTTTAGTTTTGAGTTCATTTATTGGTAAGTATTATTTGGAAAGTATGTTTTACGTACAAAATACTAtaaatacttattattattaaaatgagatcctcgtttaatatatttttattagccAAAAGTAAAGGCAATTGTTCACTTTACAGAATGTATTAACTCAATATATGAATGTATAAAAAATcgttcaattaaaaaaattacttaatttaaaaatttaaatttataaatgaaaattttaagaatagatttatatttctattataatTGTTTATttgttatatatacatatatgatatttatatttaaacacttattTCTATTATTAGCAAATTAAACTAAACATCCATGATAAATAAAAGTGTTTAAGTTACTTTAACaaataaattaaagataaaattgcTTCATTTATATAAATGGTAACTTGTTTCTTTAAGTGAGTACAGAACTATGTACAACTATAGAATAACTCTCCAAAGACCCTCACTTTTTTTGTTGTTTTAGAATGATTTGGTGAAACTTCCCTTTTACAACAAAAATACTATCACTATtcatgaaaaagaaaaagcagAAACACCCAATACAAAAGTAAGCAATGCTCAACTTCCATTCCAAAAACAACCCAAATAAGCCATGCTA
The Hevea brasiliensis isolate MT/VB/25A 57/8 chromosome 15, ASM3005281v1, whole genome shotgun sequence genome window above contains:
- the LOC110635957 gene encoding microtubule-associated protein 70-2 produces the protein MAEFSGDGTVAADVNGAAVATLTSAQQLAVSGSFKEGSKSSSRRRTSVRRSFDADNEIITLLHGSDPVKVELNRLENEVRDKDRELGEAQAEIKALRFSERLREKAVEELTEELSKVEEKLKLAESLLESKNLEIKKINDEKKASMAAQFAAEATLRRVHAAQKDDDMPPIEAILAPLEAELKLARQEITKLQDDNKALDRLTKSKEAALLEAERTVQVALAKASMVDDLQNKNQELMKQIEICQEENKILDKMHRQKVAEVEKLTQTVRELEEAVLAGGAAANAVRDYQRKVQEMNEERKTLDRELARAKVTANRVATVVANEWKDANDKVMPVKQWLEERRFLQGEMQQLRDKLAITERAAKSEAQLKEKYQLRLKVLEGSLRGSSSNRSTPEGRSVSNGPTRRQSLGGADNISRLTSNGFLSKRMPTSQLRSSLSSSTSSVLKNAKGTSKSFDGGTRSLDRGSRVLLNGTSTNRSFNQPCDGTKDAEAPNSWKGNPDEKPNEFPAAETEDSVPVVLYDLLQKEVIALRKAGHEKDQSLKDKDDAIEMLAKKVETLTKAMEVEAKKMRREVAAMEKEVAAMRVEKEHENRAKRFGNSKGPVSTAQLLAGRHVARGGLTRNTQ